The nucleotide window TTAACGTGCTGTCGGTCGACGCTCTGATACAATCTCGGCGATTTACACGATATGGGTTTCCCAAGCCCTTAAAAAGTGGCGGTAGTATTTTTCTGCGCTACGGCAGGACATCCGCCACTTGTTAAAGGTTTTGGGGCTTAGCTCTGTAAGCCCTCTAAAAAGGCTTTTGAAAGCTTTTTGAGTATTTGCTGTGCCTCGTCCTTGCTGTGGGTGTTTTCTCTGCACTCTAGCATTTTGCTGGCTAGGGCGTTTATATCTGCTTGGGTCATTTTGTCTCCTTTGGTTTTGGTTGAGGTAATTCTACAATATGTAGTATAAAATAAAACTTAAATATACTACATTTTTTAAAAAATATTGTAGTACATTTTCTGCTATAATTTCACTAATAAGTTATGAAAAGGATAAGATGAGCCAACTAGACAGAGCTAAGGAGTATTTGGGATTTTTAAAATTTTGGTTAGGAGTGGCAGTAGGCTCATTTGTAGCTTTGCTTGGGTGGCTAAGCAGTAGTTACAAAACAGCTGAACCTATTTTTATTGCCGCAGCTGGAGCTGGTATGGCTCTGCTTGGGCTTTGGGTTGTTTGGCTAAATAGACGAGTAAAAGCAAAATTAGACGAGATAGAAAAACTTTAGGAGATTATAATGACGTTTGGCGAAATAGTTATTTTACTAGGGCTTGTGGGGCTTATGTTTATTATTTATGACGGCATTAACGCCATAAAAGACAGCAAGACAAATTAACTTTAAGGGGAACAGACATGACAATAACTTTACAAGATAGCCCAGCGAATTTTGTAAATGAGCTTAAAGCGTGGCTAGCTAGTAAGGGACAAAGGGCGGAGATAATCGAACAAGACGCCAGCTATCCTGAGCTAGACGTGGCAATAGCAGAGCTTGAAAGCGGAGAGTGTGAGGTGTTTAGTGATTTTAATGAATTTAAAAGGTCTTTAGGGGCTTAGACTTGATTTATAAAATCAAATACTCAAAGAAATTTAAAACTTCATTTAAAAAGTTAAACATCAAATCACAAGAGCTGGTTTATGAAGTGATTTATAAGCTAGCAAACGACAAACCACTTGAAACAAAACACAAAGACCACGCATTAAGGGGCAAATATTCAGGCTTTAGAGACTGCCACGTCTTGCCTGATTTGGTGCTAATATACCGCAAAGATAAAGATGTACTAGAGCTTGCTTTAGCTAATGCGGGTAAGCATGCGGAAGTATTTAGATAGATTAGCCTAAACAACAAAGGCAGGGGGACTACAACCCCTTAATATACGCCTTTGTCCCTATGGCAATGAGTGCTGAACGCGAGATGCCTAAACTCGCTGCGGCTGCGTCAATTTCGTTTATCACGCTCTCTTTTAGGGTGATTGTTACGTTTTTGGCTTTGTCGCTCAGACTTTGCTCTAGTTTTGGCTCTGGGATATTCGTGCCATCCTCAAGCAAA belongs to Campylobacter sp. 19-13652 and includes:
- a CDS encoding type II toxin-antitoxin system YafQ family toxin; translated protein: MIYKIKYSKKFKTSFKKLNIKSQELVYEVIYKLANDKPLETKHKDHALRGKYSGFRDCHVLPDLVLIYRKDKDVLELALANAGKHAEVFR